The following are encoded together in the Humulus lupulus chromosome 5, drHumLupu1.1, whole genome shotgun sequence genome:
- the LOC133834863 gene encoding oligouridylate-binding protein 1-like — MVEICLLGLIQVNAAVYVGNIHPHVTDTDLQQVFSTAGPLEGCKLIRKDKVYIGLQSEIGRHHAFSIIQATFCAQVFMC; from the exons ATGGTGGAAATCTGCCTCCTGGGTTTGATTCAAGTCAATGCCGCAGT GTATGTAGGTAACATCCACCCACACGTCACTGACACTGATCTTCAGCAAGTATTTTCTACTGCTGGTCCGTTGGAAGGATGCAAGCTTATCCGGAAAGATAAG GTTTATATTGGACTACAATCAGAGATTGGACGCCACCATGCTTTTTCAATAATTCAAGCTACTTTTTGTGCACAg GTATTTATGTGCTGA